In Parasteatoda tepidariorum isolate YZ-2023 chromosome 8, CAS_Ptep_4.0, whole genome shotgun sequence, the DNA window attaacagtgaatttataagaaataattatacagaaatttttcgtttagtgcagtaaaatttttaatatgaattaattagtaatcttacaaaaatttgtaagattactgattaattaaaattaccgtGGAATCACAAAAGtctgaaaatttcttattctGGAAATTCCATGAAATGCGAGTTTGTTAAGAGAGTGACAACCCAGAATATTTATGCAACAGGTTTGATgggtaaaattaatataaaatacaaaaagagaataatacaaaataaaattcacaagagaaatattttttttttatacctagGTCTTTTCCTGACCACTTCACCAGTGCTCCTATTCAGCTGCGATATTAGTTTTGTAATAATAGCTTGCTCACTCAAGCTTTGGTAATGAAGTATTACAGGGAAGCCTTTAGTGATGGgaatactaatattaaaaatgactaGGCGAGCCTCAAAGCGACTTGTGACCTTCACTGGATTCTCAATACTACATATCATGCTTCCTGAAGATATGTTGTTGGGATCAATCCCTTGAAGCTGCAACACAACATGATCACCCGCAAATCCATAAGTAAGAGACCTTTCATCCGATGACACTCCTAGATTCaacaacaaacgaaaatttatgagtcagaaaactataaattttaatactgaaaagtaagaaggaaatgattttaaactgtagactgattcttaattaaataaggCAAATGAAAATATCGTTCAagtgatgaaattctctttatttacaattttagtaGCATTTTATAGTTTCTTTCCAGCCCCATACTTCaagaataaaatcataaaaataatcaatgcataataaacttaataaaagaaaaatatattcaaaaaaattattaaacaacagACGCCATAGCAACACATGCAATGATGATGTTCTTGAACACTGTTCTTGAATAGACTTTATAGATCAAAATGCTTTCTGAATGATTTGAGTTTTAGCAGAGTTTCTTTTAAACCCCAtagataaataactaaatagtacataaaagcaatattaatgaaaaaattaacattatgtgatttatttcttaatttttttttttaaatcaggtgcttttctaaacttatttaaagtttttataatataaaaaaagtataagtaaaaaaataactgaaacacAATTAggtagtttaaatattataaataaaattatatttttctgataccaaaaaagttatgaatcagaaaaatataacttttattgctgaaaaattaGACGGGAATTGTTTGATATATCAAAAGGCTTCCTTAATAATTTGAGTTTGGTAGAGTTTCTTTAGAATCTCATAGATAAACAACTTATTATAGGagaaaaaagcaatattaaagaaaccattaattatttgatagattagttttacataaaacatttacattacttgatttatttccttaaagaaaattttctttaaaccaacttttaatcaaatactgaagattttattatacaaaaaaagtataaatcaaAAGATTAAATAACTGCACAAACACAAAAAGAACAGTTATTGaggaaattgatttaaaaatatggaaatagtttattttatttataaacagtcAATATTGTCTAATTTTATTACCAGTGTATAACTGACAGCTCCCATGACTGTTTCATTGCAATTAAATCGTTGAAAAAGTCAATTAATACACTAGAAATTAAAGTAACTACGATTTTTTGTTAGACAAAGATTTATAACAATACCTCttttaaataaccaaaatagaaataattcattacactctaaaaatataagaaaaagaatgaattagaattctcaaaaaaaaaattttaacgtgtAAAAACAGGCTTGAAATCAAAACAAAGCTCAGAgagtattaaaagaaaataaataaagaaaagaaaacttttaaagagtAAGAAACCAATTTTCCTTAAACTTTTAACAACCAGTTCATTTAAGACGTGTTAAATAAGTGTACCTTTTATCACTATCTGTTCCCCAGCTGGCATAACTAAGGCTTTATCACCACCTTTGACGAATCCACCTTCAATTTTTCCAGCTGCACAAAATCCTCCAGTGGCACCTTTGAAAACATCACTAACGCACATTCTAAATGGCTTGTCAACAGGTCTTTCAGGAATACGaaatttatctgtttaaaaaagatctttttataatatgaatacAAGATGCcagttataattttgtttccatatgaaatatattttaacataaattttaagaattattaaagtgaaaatacatgaactaaagttttataattttaaatttttgactggAGAGAATAAAGAATTAGATTCAGGCGttgctttagaatttttttaaaaggtcttatttttataaaattacaaaaaatctacttataattttgtgaaaataaggtcttgattttgttattttctaaaaaactacTAAGGCGAGTCAAGACTTTTTGTGAAAGCTCTTGTTTTAtgaatcaatttataattttggaaaactaaaaattccgTTCTTTCTACAAGAGTCATGTTTTTGAGAATACATGAAAATAACATCTCGTTTctatagaggaaaaaaaacaaacaaacaaacatatttttcagaGATTTATAATTCCGACTTAAAGACAtcatcaattcattttttaataaaagacatGAGAGAAAGGTAAGttacgaaaaaatatattcttaagaGTTCCTTTTTACGACAAATTAATTTGTGAGGAGATCATTGACAAGCCCagatttcttctaaaattaccCCTTGCATTCTAATATTTATCCTCAGCAAATTGAACCCGGctaagttatgaaataaaaattaataactaatattgataattataaaaacacgaGAATTCATTAAAGTAAAgttgtaaaagttttattaaaatataaaagtatttttcaaaaatattgttttatttaaatagtcaaAATACTGCCAACAGCAATCAAAGAAAGGCTAAAATATCATACTGAGCTGTAAGATGAACTTTatcatgattataaaaatacgagaatttatataaaaatcaaaatacctATGACATCAACTAAAGTTGGGCCAGAATACCATTTCTTGAAATTAGGTTCTTGTGGACCACTTATGAGGTTTTCACCTGTCAGGCCACTGCAAGGAACAAATGCGacatcattttctttaaaaccaaCTTGTTTCAGGAAGGTTGACATTCTTGATTTTATGTCATTAAATCTTTCCTCATCCCAGTTGATATTATCCATTTTATTCAGAGCAACAGCGATTTCTGTTACACCtatatattacaaaacatagaatttaaatcacttaaataaataattgcagaaaaaattagGTAAACAATAATAGTGCAAGAggaatttggaaaataaaatatatatttgaaaaaagatagATATTAGATATCAAAtggatatttgaaaatttattgacatATTTATAGGAACTGAGGAAATTTGCTCATTATATCAGGGTGCTTGTGAAATCTAAATCaggcaaaattatcaaaataaaaagctatcATGCAcaacggaacaaaaaaaaatttcaaaaaatagttacattctattgttttttatttacagtgaaAAGGAATAATGTGTGggctttgtattttaaataactatcttTTGCCGAAGAATTTGTTCAGTGTCATCAATTGTTATAAGTACGACAGTCATGATGCTAAATACTTCAGCGATGTcattttctgttataaaatatagtaccatccataatttctttttctgttaaaaaaaaagaaaaaaaggtaactCTTTTAGAACGATTTTGTTAACAGAATCATCAGTTTATGTTTGCCAATTATTAAAGATGTgttctgataaaattaataaaatatttaaaaagatttttatacacATCAGTATAGGTCAAAGTTAATGATCAGCACCTGTCACAGGGCGACTAAATATGACAAGTGGCAGTTAAAAAACTGTTTGGGAATCACcacttattttatcaaaaatgcacATCATGTAGAATCATATAGAATtatcatgaataatttataatattctgaaaattactttatttcgttcttattttaaaattttcttcattttagaattGAACCTTGTAATGAttaccatattttgagaaatatttcaaaataaatgcctAATGCTTACATTTATATCAATGGTGcttcagattatttaaaattttcaatttttgattaaacggttacatgtttcaaaaaatggccaatgttaaaaatgctacaacTGGCTAATTGCAAAATTTCCTGATTTTGCCTTATACTATGAATGCAATTAACTATGAATTCTTATACACATTAACTATGAATGCAATTCTAAAAGGAATCAACTAAGAATAAACAGGAAGCTATCAACTAAAcaaattaagcttaaaaatgtttttttttattcaacataaTCATAAATGTCTTACAATATCCAACAAACACATTCTAACCCAAATGAAACTAACTCTAAAGTATCTTTCTAACTCTAAAGTATTAAATGAGCATAGCATATCTATTTTTTTCGGAAAGAGTTATAAAATACTTACAATACATTTGCTCAACTTATATTATTAAAGTCGATATCAATATAATACAAACCTAATGAACGAATAAGCATGGTATGTTCCCTCGTCTGACCTCCAGCTTCAAAACCTGTTTCAAATTCTCCTTTCGTAGAATCTATAACAAGTACAGCTACATCTGCTTGAGCAGCACctgtacaaaatgttttaaattgtataaatcatttttgacaGGTAAAAATAATAGTTCCAAGAcaagtaacatttaaattgcttgtgtgttaaaaattactaaaaatatagtatttctattatttatccCATATTGAATTTGTactttcactaaaaaaataccATCGAGTTTTGGCTCATGGCTGTTACGATGCACAAATTAAGATCTActaagttattttgtatttcacaATCGTTgatgaacagctgacccaatttttgagtttacgacttctaaAGTTCATCTCTGTAGCCTAATAACTTTAAACcaaatccagaggacaagggaactcctctATGAaaaattaggagaaatttgcatttgtggaggactttttgatggaactaactcgcattagCGTTACACGGAaaggaagaccatgagaacctcccacagttagcctgacggcaagggtaaTCTAGTCCCCGATCCATCTAGAAACTGAGGATACtacacgtcaacactgtggtcaaTGCAAGCCCAATGaggattcgtatcgactagccattgctgagattcgaacccggctcactttattggaaggcgaacgctctatcccctgagccatcgcggctcatcTACTAagttagtgattttttttattcattaattctgtggaacaagaaatttaaaaaaaactttttcattaccTGTGATCATATTAGGAATAAAGTCTTTATGGCCAGGAGCATCTAATAGTGTGACAGATTTATTTGGAGTTACAAATGAAGAAAGTGCAACATCCATTGTTATACCTCGATTTctggaaacaataaaaataacagaatgttctaagaaaagaaataaaacaaaaataaatataattttgaatatgtttttgTACTAACCTCTCTTCAGGAGTTTCATCAAGAACCCATGCATACATAAATGAGCCTTTTCCCATTTTCTTAGAATCCCTCtcaaatttatgcatattttgctTGGATATATTTCCTAACCTGAAAatcagtttcatattttattacaagacataggaagatttaaaaaaattatcactgtTAAAATTATGCCTAAAAgccatatttaaaattgctgttttattctgattagaattttaataaaatttgctctAGAAAGTTTCTCaatatataaagcaatttttccctttgtaaaataattctattgaaaaaaatttacattattggTGAGAATAACTTGTTGCTTACATGGAAGAAAAAGCAACCTACTGGAATaataagtttatatattattactataattataaaaatatcttaaattgcaaatttgataaacgggaaattctaattaacctgtgtcttttaaataattatattttatatttataatggaaaacaattttttttttactcaaatagatggaataccacaaggatctaattttCTGTCACTTCtggctaacttatttttacactattatgaaaaaattaaatacttaatatcaaatttgttttcagaattatttcacaatcatataattttgttaaattatatttacccaaagtaattaaaagtaccttgtaataattataatattaatttaaacttttttggtttcaggttttaaaaaagaagaaatatttactttgttgaCACATACGATAGCAGAAATGATTTAACTAATTGAAtcatataattaataactgaataaataaattaattgaattctaaaaatatttaattaaatattacttttaatcaaataaaaaattttgcagtatTATCTAttaatccaaaaaacaaataatcatacttttaaaaaaaaaaattgatcaaataCAGTGACTATCtaataagtgaaattaaattctatacaaTATCACTGagatatgtattaaaattaacaaaataatatatcgatgtaaaaatttttagatacttAATTAGGGTAAATCTGTGgcaatctaattttaaaattatatctgccttaattgtaaataattgaaattttatcactaaTCAACAACCTActcaaatattcaattaaataattaatattattgttattaatttttataaaaatcttagaattaaaatcttgtattttgacattttattaataaattgaacaaattcaaccttttattaataataaattttgaattacccaccatattttattgccttcaataaattcagtttttgtgCCAATGAAAGGTAACACACAAATCAAATGCAGTTCTTAACTTCAGTATGATTatgccttaaaaatatatcttacaaACCCTCTATTTAcactttaatttcatattttggaaTCTGGCAGCTTAGTTAGGAAAATATTTCCACAtcatttttgtaacttatttgTAAATACATGAAATCTTTCTCCTTTCTCGCTTATTATGTTCCTATttgtgagttcttttttttaattgttgagctatttttatttgataaaattatgcttACTCCTTTTTTGGTGCTCCTTACAATATTGtagtgatatattttgctttggctgtattaataaaatattagaaaaggCTATTTGCAGATAGTGTGAGCTaatgattatatcttttcattgtcaatttttctaattaattatttttaaacttcctcCCAATAATTCTTTccttctataatttaaaatcttttccccatttcttttttgcttcttgcttaaatataaatatgcgtAAAAGATTAAAGCCAGAAACGCTTTTTAAACCCAAtgacctttaaaataattaagaaaaagaaaaaaaagataaaaaattcacGCATGATTTTTAGAATGGAAAAAATAGGCTTTACTTTTCCAGACAAGacatatttcattgaatttttttcccacaTTCCAAATCAATAAATACCTTGTAAATTTagctcaaatatattttaatgcaacacTGAAGTTTACTCACAAATATTGCTATACATGAATatgaaatacattaattttatgtgtttttttcaatatataaacaattaaaatacaaatatcaaTCAAAGTACTTCAACCATggaaactacaaaataaattatgaaaactcCATAAGTGATAAAAACTAATACGGaagagtaaaagaaaaaaaaaaactaactattaCGGATGTTATTATCATTAAacttaatatacaaaatttcatatCACCTGTACAATAAATGGCCCATTAATGTGCTCTTTCCAGCATCAACATGACCAATAACAACAAGATTTATGAGAGGTTTAGCATCTCCTCTTTCAGtctcatatatttcttttccacTTTTCTCTGATTTTGCtctgttaaaatgaaaattattatttttcaaataatattttaaaacattaaaaattctaagGAAGTCAATACAATTTTTAGGTAATGTTTAGCAAACCACAAATCCTTAGGCAGAAGAGATTTTGGTCAAAACATAATTTCCATGATTATAAGATGTTTTTGTGCATTACACTGACATCTAGGGGAAATTATAGAAACTTTAAAGTATCTTCTGGAaggaatataattaatattataaaattctctcATCACTATATCCTTCACACACATTCTTCAATTAAGTAAAAGTATTAACCATACAAAATTGCatatatattcaatttgaatataacaatattgaactctttgaaattttttttatatcaggaTTTCAGCAACAAgcaaaacatataataattataataataattaaaaaaatgtacatttctagttcatttttttatgattctcATGACTGTGTcagtatatttatttaccagggtgcgtagccaaatctttgaatcaaaaataagcactttttaaaaacttttcaagcactttacaaaaattttcaagcactcaaaaaattcattttcaatcagtgatatcattgaaaaacaaaaactttttgcaaacagttttagcgttaaaaaaaactccaaaaAGAAACAgacgtaaatcgaaacaatcagtactttcccacatcatcgagtgaattcaacttgaccctcAACTCAGAACCAAAGTACCCgtaccccctacgtcaaaaaagtgttagaagtaaaataaaataaataataataaaattaaaataaattaaaaagaaaaacatttcataaggatcNCAACAAgcaaaacatataataattataataataattaaaaaaatgtacatttctagtacatttttttatgattctcATGACTGTGtcagtatatttatttacttattaaaaatttaacagacATATAACATACTTTATAGTAGGCTTGGGTTCCTCACAGCTGTTTTCTAAACTTGTGCTTTCATCCGGTACATTTGTGAGGGAAGTTTCACTTTTAGCTACACTAGCATTACCAGACCtaaaacagataaataaatttaattttaagctaagATTTCTCCaaattaaacagtatttttagtCAATtgattactgaaataaaaacttttttaacgtGATTGCAATTTTGGTAATAGCCACTTTTTCCCCATccattaatttatcaataatgaCACAATCATAAATCACTGAGGCTTTAAATATTCGTcttcaaaattacttaatttctcATCCCAtcaataatattctaaaaattaccaGGAAGTAAGCAtacattaatcaattaatacaAGAAGGATTGTATGTTTTCAACAAAACTAGAaatcacatttaatttaaaactttacaataaaattgtttaaatactaaaataggaGAAAGAGGTCCATTcttgaatacattaaaaaccAGAATATTTCGAAACACAAGAGAtgtgaatacattttaaagatagTCAAATAATATCTGTATGCA includes these proteins:
- the LOC107439377 gene encoding HBS1-like protein, which gives rise to MARHRHIRALDVDEEYDGFSSCYGHSVEDDFCVSPGTEAQFLYDRSKQNSSMGAFFDHPDAVLEEDDSEEDNAEPHSDKNLKLSDEDYAKLLSVIEAMQNVVGDTIPETTLKQAALDNNFDLEKSLNAVLQDSAPKPMRANRVTSQKASTQSTVKKVGDRNERLSSNEAISSSKSPNINRKKDNVDIMKNKTAKNELPTPPELDTSAKELSERKNKIPSEQSGNASVAKSETSLTNVPDESTSLENSCEEPKPTIKAKSEKSGKEIYETERGDAKPLINLVVIGHVDAGKSTLMGHLLYRLGNISKQNMHKFERDSKKMGKGSFMYAWVLDETPEERNRGITMDVALSSFVTPNKSVTLLDAPGHKDFIPNMITGAAQADVAVLVIDSTKGEFETGFEAGGQTREHTMLIRSLGVTEIAVALNKMDNINWDEERFNDIKSRMSTFLKQVGFKENDVAFVPCSGLTGENLISGPQEPNFKKWYSGPTLVDVIDKFRIPERPVDKPFRMCVSDVFKGATGGFCAAGKIEGGFVKGGDKALVMPAGEQIVIKGVSSDERSLTYGFAGDHVVLQLQGIDPNNISSGSMICSIENPVKVTSRFEARLVIFNISIPITKGFPVILHYQSLSEQAIITKLISQLNRSTGEVVRKRPRCLSKNSSAIVEIEVNRIICLELFKDFKDLGRFMLRSGGSTVAAGLVTEIK